CACTTGCCTTATCCCAGGAAACTGATGCATATGTTGATGCCCATCAATAAAATCCGGTAGCCCCCCCATCATGCTGATGTAATGATCTAACTGGGTATTAAACTCATTAGCGATAGATAAAGGATTAACCCAACGTAGATGACTTTTCATTAATAAAGCATTTAAACTAAAACAACGTTGATGTGGCTCTGCTAATAAAAACCCCTCAGTTAGATTAAAATGCAAGCCCGTTTGCACTTTATCTTTTACAGCACATAAATCATGTGCATGGAGATTAAAATCAGGCATATTGGCCATACAACTGACCGCAGATAAACGCTGCCTATCCGCTAATTTTAAAATCCCTACTGATACTCCAGGGTTGATTCCAAAATCATCAGCGCATAATACTATTGTTTTATAGTTACTCATTACAGGTTTCTAGTCATCAAAATAGGCAATCATATACTTAAGCGCATTACTTTTGCGATAATTTATTTTAGCGTTTGTTACTGTTATGCTTCTGTTGGCTGAACTTTAGCCACAAATAAACGCGGGCTTAAGATATTAATGCAAAGTCCACTGATAACCAGTAAACCAGAAACCAATTTCCATAACTGAAATGGTTCCCCTAGCAATAAAATGGAACTCAGCATACCCACTACGGGTACTAATAAGGTAAAGGGCACTATCATACCAACTGGATAACGGCCAAGCAGCCAATTCCATATGCCATAACCTACCCACGTTGAGGCATACACGATATAACACAAAGAACCAATTCCTGTCCAAGTTAACTGGTTGTAGCTGGCAGCAATTTGTTGTGGTCCTTCAAAGAGTAACGAGAGAAGAAGCATAGGAAAACAAGCGACAAAACTCCCCCACACAATTACAGCAACAAAATT
This Legionella fallonii LLAP-10 DNA region includes the following protein-coding sequences:
- a CDS encoding ChbG/HpnK family deacetylase; translation: MSNYKTIVLCADDFGINPGVSVGILKLADRQRLSAVSCMANMPDFNLHAHDLCAVKDKVQTGLHFNLTEGFLLAEPHQRCFSLNALLMKSHLRWVNPLSIANEFNTQLDHYISMMGGLPDFIDGHQHMHQFPGIRQVILKIYKQRLQAHGTFIRSTFPSISLPPYRFKAQILAVTGGRALSSALKKSNISHNDCFSGIYDFNPGSNYRDLFRQWMSLIPTNTLIMCHPGEGMDNADAIAAARRIEMDYFLSDAFLEDCQEYRVKLRAINKG